In Entelurus aequoreus isolate RoL-2023_Sb linkage group LG02, RoL_Eaeq_v1.1, whole genome shotgun sequence, one genomic interval encodes:
- the fah gene encoding fumarylacetoacetase, with protein MSFIKVDTTCDFSIHNLPYGVFSTSEHAKRRIGVAIGDQILDLSVIFSLFQGPVMSKHQHVFQQPSLNAFMALGYEAWKETRSTLQVLLSANHSTLRDDCELRSRAFVSQSAATMHLPADIGDYTDFYSSRDHATNVGTMFRGKENALMSNWLRLPVGYHGRASSVVVSGTPIRRPAGQMRPDQTKPPVFGPSKQLDIELEMAFFVGQGNLPGEPIPIEKAHEHIFGMVLMNDWSARDIQAWEYVPLGPFLGKNFGTTISPWVVPMEALLPFVEPNPVQDPEPLPYLRHQDPYTFNIKLFVSLKGQRMKKSSTICKSNFKYMYWTMKQQLAHHTVNGCNVRPGDLLASGTISGPDADSFGSMLELSWRGSKSIDLGGGETRTFLQDGDEVTMTGYGEKDGYRVGFGSCTGTILPAH; from the exons ATGTCTTTTATAAAAGTAGATACAACTTGTGATTTTTCTATCCACAACCTACCTTATGGAGTGTTCTCCACTTCTGAACAT GCCAAGCGTAGGATTGGGGTTGCTATTGGGGACCAGATTCTGGACCTGAGCGTGATCTTCTCACTTTTTCAAGGACCTGTGATGTCCAAACATCAACATGTTTTTCAGCAG CCGTCGCTAAACGCATTCATGGCTCTGGGTTATGAAGCGTGGAAGGAGACCAGGAGTACTTTGCAAGTGTTGCTGTCAGCCAATCACAGCACTCTAAGAGATGACTGTGAGCTACGCAGCAG AGCTTTTGTCTCTCAAAGTGCAGCCACGATGCATCTTCCAGCTGATATTG GTGATTATACTGACTTCTACTCCTCCAGAGATCATGCAACTAATGTAGGCACCATGTTTCGCGGAAAGGAAAATGCACTGATGTCAAACTG GCTGAGGCTTCCAGTAGGCTATCATGGCAGAGCATCGTCGGTGGTTGTGTCGGGCACCCCCATTCGTCGACCCGCAGGGCAGATGAGACCTGATCAGA CAAAACCTCCTGTGTTCGGCCCGTCAAAGCAGTTGGACATTGAGTTGGAGATG GCCTTCTTTGTTGGACAGGGGAATTTGCCTGGGGAGCCAATCCCCATTGAGAAAGCCCATGAACACATCTTTGGCATGGTACTCATGAACGACTGGAGTG CTCGGGATATCCAAGCTTGGGAATACGTTCCTCTGGGTCCGTTCCTGGGAAAGAACTTTGGTACAACAATCTCACCATGGGTGGTCCCTATGGAGGCCTTGTTGCCTTTTGTGGAGCCCAATCCTGTTCAG GATCCAGAGCCCCTCCCCTACCTCCGACATCAAGATCCTTACACGTTCAACATCAAGCTGTTTGTATCTCTAAAAG GGCAGCGTATGAAAAAATCTTCAACCATCTGCAAGTCGAACTTTAAG TACATGTACTGGACCATGAAGCAGCAGCTAGCCCATCACACTGTCAACGGCTGCAACGTCAGACCTGGAGACCTGCTGGCTTCTGGAACCATCAGCGGACCT GATGCAGACAGTTTTGGCTCCATGCTAGAACTATCATGGAGGGGATCTAAGAGCATTGACCTTGGCGGAGGAGAAACCAGAACTTTCCTCCAAGATGGAGATGAAGTCACCATGACAG GTTATGGTGAAAAAGATGGATACAGGGTCGGCTTTGGTTCCTGCACTGGAACCATCCTTCCTGCCCACTGA